A DNA window from Caretta caretta isolate rCarCar2 chromosome 7, rCarCar1.hap1, whole genome shotgun sequence contains the following coding sequences:
- the ZNF365 gene encoding protein ZNF365 isoform X1 → MQQHTFEESRHPWQESFENVSICMPFRCPRCGDHTRFRSLSSLRAHLEYNHRYEERSLLTKCNLFSSLKDTDLLSSSETMTQGKLGNTSNAIKQKPSYINFCDSSHENPKNRKSLEMEAERPVSFVANYGSADFTDEQISKPWVPTTDSKASFEAHVREKFNRMVEAVDKTIEKRIDKLTKELAQKTAELLEVRAAFAQLSQKKQEVQRRERDLNRQVDVAVEMIALLKQRLTESEEALHRKEEEVVTFNHFLEEAAEKEVHGKARLQHFIENLLQRVDLAERQLEYYQNQQIMCNYNDVNEHMFTDLSSNKKPRCLSRGNQHGSYNIPDAKPHSLQKGRMFLKKNKDDKNSIQPVTFFYEPVDCSRELWRPQKRGEPVSAARKVNSKSKQGKKGK, encoded by the exons ATGCAACAGCACACTTTTGAAGAAAGCAGACACCCCTGGCAGGAgtcatttgaaaatgtcagcaTCTGCATGCCATTTCGTTGCCCACGATGTGGTGACCACACTAGATTCAGAAGCCTTTCTTCTCTGAGGGCACATCTGGAGTATAATCATAGGTATGAAGAAAGAAGCCTTCTGACAAAATGCAACCTCTTTTCTTCCCTCAAAGATACAGACTTGCTCTCTTCCTCAGAGACCATGACTCAAGGAAAACTGGGGAACACCAGCAATGCAATAAAACAGAAACCATCCTACATAAATTTTTGTGACAGCTCACATGAGAACCCAAAGAACAGAAAATCACTGGAGATGGAAGCTGAAAGGCCTGTCTCTTTTGTGGCAAATTACGGGTCAGCAGACTTCACAGATGAGCAGATTTCTAAACCGTGGGTTCCAACAACAGACTCCAAAGCCTCTTTTGAGGCACATGTACGAGAAAAGTTTAATAGGATGGTAGAAGCTGTAGATAAAACAATAGAGAAGAGAATTGACAAGCTTACCAAAGAGCTGGCCCAAAAAACGGCTGAGCTGTTGGAAGTTCGGGCCGCTTTTGCGCAGCTGTCTCAGAAGAAACAGGAAGTTCAGAGGCGAGAGAGGGACCTGAACAGACAGGTGGACGTTGCAGTTGAGATGATTGCTCTACTGAAGCAACGTCTTACAGAGTCTGAGGAAGCACTTCACAGGAAAGAAGA AGAGGTTGTTACTTTTAACCACTTCCTGGAAGAGGCAGCTGAGAAAGAGGTCCATGGGAAAGCCAGGCTCCAACACTTCATTGAGAATCTATTGCAGCGGGTTGATCTGGCAGAAAGACAACTAGAATATTATCAAAATCAGCAGATAATGTGCAATTACAATGATGTAAATGAACATATG tttacagACCTCTCATCAAATAAGAAACCCAGATGCCT aagcCGAGGCAATCAGCATGGTTCATATAATATACCTGATGCAAAACCGCATTCCCTTCAAAAAGGTAGAATGTTCCTAAAGAAAAACAAGGATGACAAGAACAGCATCCAGCCAGTTACATTCTTCTATGAGCCTGTCGACTGCtcaagagagctatggaggccaCAGAAAAGAGGTGAACCAGTGAGTGCTGCCCGTAAGGTGAATTCAAAATCCAAGCAGGGTAAAAAAGGCAAATAG
- the ZNF365 gene encoding protein ZNF365 isoform X2, with protein MQQHTFEESRHPWQESFENVSICMPFRCPRCGDHTRFRSLSSLRAHLEYNHRYEERSLLTKCNLFSSLKDTDLLSSSETMTQGKLGNTSNAIKQKPSYINFCDSSHENPKNRKSLEMEAERPVSFVANYGSADFTDEQISKPWVPTTDSKASFEAHVREKFNRMVEAVDKTIEKRIDKLTKELAQKTAELLEVRAAFAQLSQKKQEVQRRERDLNRQVDVAVEMIALLKQRLTESEEALHRKEEEVVTFNHFLEEAAEKEVHGKARLQHFIENLLQRVDLAERQLEYYQNQQIMCNYNDVNEHMISMPCSGVAGGATHTEAQLIRTPFFPYHSARLHFLFSK; from the exons ATGCAACAGCACACTTTTGAAGAAAGCAGACACCCCTGGCAGGAgtcatttgaaaatgtcagcaTCTGCATGCCATTTCGTTGCCCACGATGTGGTGACCACACTAGATTCAGAAGCCTTTCTTCTCTGAGGGCACATCTGGAGTATAATCATAGGTATGAAGAAAGAAGCCTTCTGACAAAATGCAACCTCTTTTCTTCCCTCAAAGATACAGACTTGCTCTCTTCCTCAGAGACCATGACTCAAGGAAAACTGGGGAACACCAGCAATGCAATAAAACAGAAACCATCCTACATAAATTTTTGTGACAGCTCACATGAGAACCCAAAGAACAGAAAATCACTGGAGATGGAAGCTGAAAGGCCTGTCTCTTTTGTGGCAAATTACGGGTCAGCAGACTTCACAGATGAGCAGATTTCTAAACCGTGGGTTCCAACAACAGACTCCAAAGCCTCTTTTGAGGCACATGTACGAGAAAAGTTTAATAGGATGGTAGAAGCTGTAGATAAAACAATAGAGAAGAGAATTGACAAGCTTACCAAAGAGCTGGCCCAAAAAACGGCTGAGCTGTTGGAAGTTCGGGCCGCTTTTGCGCAGCTGTCTCAGAAGAAACAGGAAGTTCAGAGGCGAGAGAGGGACCTGAACAGACAGGTGGACGTTGCAGTTGAGATGATTGCTCTACTGAAGCAACGTCTTACAGAGTCTGAGGAAGCACTTCACAGGAAAGAAGA AGAGGTTGTTACTTTTAACCACTTCCTGGAAGAGGCAGCTGAGAAAGAGGTCCATGGGAAAGCCAGGCTCCAACACTTCATTGAGAATCTATTGCAGCGGGTTGATCTGGCAGAAAGACAACTAGAATATTATCAAAATCAGCAGATAATGTGCAATTACAATGATGTAAATGAACATATG atttcaaTGCCATGCAGTGGTGTGGCTGGGGGAGCAACACATACAGAAGCTCAGTTGATCCGAACCCCATTCTTTCCCTACCACTCAGCCAgactgcattttcttttcagtaaATGA